Proteins encoded together in one Capricornis sumatraensis isolate serow.1 chromosome 3, serow.2, whole genome shotgun sequence window:
- the ATXN2L gene encoding ataxin-2-like protein isoform X11 codes for MLKPQPPQQTSQPQPPPTQQAVARRPPGGTSPPNGGLPGPLASTSAPPGPPAAASPCLGPAAAAGSGLRRGAEGILAPQPPPPQQQHQERPGAAAIGSARGQSTGKGPPQSPVFEGVYNNSRMLHFLTAVVGSTCDVKVKNGTTYEGIFKTLSSKFELAVDAVHRKVSEPAGGPRREDIVDTMVFKPSDVMLVHFRNVDFNYATKDKFTDSAIAMNSKVNGEHKEKVLQRWEGGDSNSDDYDLESDMSNGWDPNEMFKFNEENYGVKTTYDSSLSSYTVPLEKDNSEEFRQRELRAAQLAREIESSPQYRLRIAMENDDGRTEEEKHSAVQRQGSGRESPSLAAREGKYIPLPQRVREGPRGGVRCSSSRGGRPGLSSLPPRGPHHLDNSSPGPGSEARGINGGPSRMSPKAQRPLRGAKTLSSPSSRPSGEASVPPPPAVGRMYPPRSPKSAAPAPISASCPEPPMGSAVPTSSASIPVTSAVGDPGVGSISPASPKISLAPTDVKELPAKEPGRTLESQELSRIAGKVPGLQNEQKRFQLEELRKFGAQFKLQPSSSPETSLDPFPPRILKEEAKGKEKEVDGLLASEPLGSPVSSKAESVSDKEDKPPLPPAGAAEGPEQPPQPCPSQTGSPPVGLIKGDDKDEGPVAEQVKKSTLNPNAKEFNPTKPLLSVNKSTSTPTSPGPRTHSTPSIPVLTAGQSGLYSPQYISYIPQIHMGPAVQAPQMYPYPVSNSVPGQQGKYRGAKGSLPPQRSDQHQPASAPPMMQAAAAAAGPPLVAATPYSSYIPYNPQQFPGQPAMMQPMAHYPSQPVFAPMLQSNPRMLTSGSHPQAIVSSSTPQYPSAEQPTPQALYATVHQSYPHHATQLHAHQPQPATTPTGSQPPSQHAAPSPVQHQAGQAPHLGSGQPQQNLYHPGALTGTPPSLPPGPSAQSPQSSFPQPAAVYAIHAHQQLPHGFTNMAHVTQAHVQTGITAAPPPHPGAPHPPQVMLLHPPQSHGGPPQGAVPQSGVPALSASTPSPYPYIGHPQGEQPGQAPGFPGGADDRILQSHPSQQLPFHPPGN; via the exons ATGTTGAAGCCTCAGCCGCCACAGCAGACCTCCCAGCCCCAGCCGCCCCCCACGCAACAGGCCGTGGCCCGTCGCCCTCCCGGGGGCACCAGCCCGCCCAACGGCGGTCTCCCGGGGCCCCTGGCCTCCACCTCGGCTCCCCCAGGACCTCCTGCGGCCGCCTCCCCCTGCCTGGGGCCTGCAGCCGCTGCCGGGAGCGGGCTCCGCCGGGGAGCCGAGGGCATCTTGGCGCCTCAACCGCCGCCACCGCAGCAGCaacatcaggagaggccaggggcagcggccatcGGCAGCGCCAG GGGACAAAGCACAGGAAAGGGACCTCCACAGTCACCG GTGTTTGAGGGTGTCTACAACAATTCCAGAATGCTGCACTTCCTTACCGCGGTTGTG GGTTCTACTTGTGATGTAAAGGTGAAGAACGGTACCACCTACGAGGGTATCTTCAAGACGCTGAGCTCAAAG TTTGAACTGGCAGTGGATGCTGTGCACCGGAAGGTATCGGAGCCAGCGGGTGGCCCTCGTCGGGAAGACATAGTGGACACCATGGTGTTTAAGCCAAGTGATGTCATGCTTGTCCACTTCCGAAATGTCGACTTCAATTATGCTACTAAAG ATAAGTTCACTGACTCGGCCATTGCCATGAACTCGAAGGTGAATGGGGAGCACAAGGAGAAGGTGCTTCAGCGCTGGGAGGGGGGAGACAGCAACAGCGATGACTACGACCTGGAGTCTGACATG TCTAATGGATGGGACCCCAACGAAATGTTCAAGTTCAATGAGGAGAACTATGGTGTAAAGACCACCTATGACAGCAGTCTCTCTTCTTACAC GGTGCCCTTAGAGAAGGACAATTCAGAAGAATTCCGTCAGCGGGAGCTGCGTGCTGCCCAGTTGGCCCGAGAGATTGAATCGAGCCCCCAGTACCGCCTCCGGATCGCCATGGAGAATGATGATGGGCGCACGGAGGAGGAGAAGCACAGTGCGGTTCAGCGACAGGGCTCAGGGCGTGAGAGCCCCAGCTTGGCAGCCAG GGAGGGAAAGTATATCCCTCTACCCCAGCGAGTTCGGGAAGGTCCCCGGGGAGGTGTTCGCTGCAGTAGTTCTCGGGGCGGCCGGCCTGGCCTTAGCTCTTTGCCGCCCCGTGGCCCTCACCATCTTGACAATAGCAGCCCTGGCCCAGGTTCTGAGGCACGTGGTATCAATGGAG gcccTTCCCGCATGTCCCCTAAGGCCCAGCGACCTCTGAGAGGTGCCAAGACTCTGTCTTCCCCCAGCAGCAGGCCTTCTGGAGAAGCCTCTGTTCCACCTCCTCCTGCAG TGGGCCGGATGTACCCGCCGCGCTCTCCCAAGTCAGCTGCCCCTGCCCCAATCTCAGCTTCCTGTCCTGAGCCTCCCATGGGCTCAGCAGTACCAACCTCTTCAGCTTCCATCCCAGTGACATCAGCAGTTGGGGATCCTGGAGTAGGCTCCATTTCCCCAGCTTCTCCAAAGATCTCACTGGCCCCCACAGATG TAAAAGAACTCCCGGCCAAGGAACCTGGAAGGACCCTGGAGTCCCAGGAGTTGTCCCGGATTGCAGGGAAAG TCCCTGGCCTTCAGAATGAACAGAAGCGTTTTCAACTGGAAGAACTGAGAAAGTTTGGGGCCCAGTTTAAG CTTCAGCCCAGTAGCTCCCCTGAGACCAGCTTGGATCCTTTTCCTCCACGGATCCTGAAAGAGGAAGccaaagggaaggagaaggaggtggatgGTCTTTTGGCTTCAGAGCCCCTGGGGTCTCCTGTTTCCTCAAAGGCTGAATCAGTATCAGACAAGGAGGACAAACCACCCCTGCCACCAGCAGGGGCTGCCGAGGGGCCGGAGCAGCCTCCCCAACCTTGCCCAAGCCAAACTGGCAGCCCCCCAGTGGGCCTCATCAAGGGAGATGACAAGGATGAGGGCCCAGTTGCCGA ACAAGTGAAGAAGTCAACATTGAACCCCAATGCCAAGGAGTTCAACCCCACTAAGCCCCTGCTCTCTGTG AATAAATCCACCAGTACTCCAACTTCTCCTGGGCCCCGAACTCACTCAACTCCCTCCATCCCGGTGCTGACAGCAGGCCAGAGTGGGCTCTATAGCCCCCAGTACATCTCCTACATACCTCAGATCCACATGGGACCAGCTGTTCAG GCACCGCAGATGTATCCGTATCCTGTGTCCAACTCAGTGCCTGGACAGCAGGGCAAGTACCGGGGCGCCAAAG GCTCCCTGCCCCCGCAGCGCTCGGACCAACACCAGCCAGCCTCCGCCCCTCCCATGATGCaggctgccgccgccgccgctggtcCACCTCTGGTGGCCGCCACCCCTTACTCTTCCTACATCCCCTACAACCCACAGCAGTTCCCAGGCCAGCCCGCCATGATGCAGCCCATGGCCCACTACCCCTCTCAG ccGGTGTTTGCCCCCATGCTTCAAAGCAACCCACGCATGCTGACGTCGGGGAGCCATCCCCAGGCCATCGTGTCATCCTCCACCCCTCAGTACCCTTCTGCAGAGCAGCCCACCCCCCAGGCCCTTTATG CCACTGTTCACCAGTCCTATCCACACCATGCCACGCAGCTCCATGCCCACCAGCCGCAGCCGGCCACCACACCTACTGGGAGCCAGCCACCGTCCCAGCATGCGGCCCCCAGTCCTGTCCAG CACCAGGCGGGGCAGGCCCCACACCTGGGCAGTGGACAGCCGCAGCAGAACCTGtaccacccaggggccctgacaGGCACGCCGCCTTCTCTGCCACCGGGACCTTCTGCCCAGTCCCCTCAGAGCAGCTTCCCCCAACCAGCCGCTGTATATGCCATCCATGCCCACCAGCAGCTGCCCCACGGCTTCACCAACATGGCCCATGTTACCCAG GCCCATGTCCAAACTGGAATCACAGcagccccgccccctcacccTGGGGCTCCCCACCCgccccaggtgatgctgctgcacCCACCCCAGAGCCATGGGGGCCCCCCCCAAGGCGCGGTGCCCCAGAGTGGGGTGCCTGCACTCTCAGCTTCCACACCCTCACCCTACCCCTACATCGGACACCCCCAAGGTGAGCAGCCTGGCCAGGCGCCTGGATTTCCAGGAGGAGCCGATGACAGGATTC TTCAATCTCATCCCTCCCAGCAGCTCCCCTTCCACCCCCCGGGGAACTGA
- the ATXN2L gene encoding ataxin-2-like protein isoform X4, which translates to MLKPQPPQQTSQPQPPPTQQAVARRPPGGTSPPNGGLPGPLASTSAPPGPPAAASPCLGPAAAAGSGLRRGAEGILAPQPPPPQQQHQERPGAAAIGSARGQSTGKGPPQSPVFEGVYNNSRMLHFLTAVVGSTCDVKVKNGTTYEGIFKTLSSKFELAVDAVHRKVSEPAGGPRREDIVDTMVFKPSDVMLVHFRNVDFNYATKDKFTDSAIAMNSKVNGEHKEKVLQRWEGGDSNSDDYDLESDMSNGWDPNEMFKFNEENYGVKTTYDSSLSSYTVPLEKDNSEEFRQRELRAAQLAREIESSPQYRLRIAMENDDGRTEEEKHSAVQRQGSGRESPSLAAREGKYIPLPQRVREGPRGGVRCSSSRGGRPGLSSLPPRGPHHLDNSSPGPGSEARGINGGPSRMSPKAQRPLRGAKTLSSPSSRPSGEASVPPPPAVGRMYPPRSPKSAAPAPISASCPEPPMGSAVPTSSASIPVTSAVGDPGVGSISPASPKISLAPTDVKELPAKEPGRTLESQELSRIAGKVPGLQNEQKRFQLEELRKFGAQFKLQPSSSPETSLDPFPPRILKEEAKGKEKEVDGLLASEPLGSPVSSKAESVSDKEDKPPLPPAGAAEGPEQPPQPCPSQTGSPPVGLIKGDDKDEGPVAEQVKKSTLNPNAKEFNPTKPLLSVNKSTSTPTSPGPRTHSTPSIPVLTAGQSGLYSPQYISYIPQIHMGPAVQAPQMYPYPVSNSVPGQQGKYRGAKGSLPPQRSDQHQPASAPPMMQAAAAAAGPPLVAATPYSSYIPYNPQQFPGQPAMMQPMAHYPSQPVFAPMLQSNPRMLTSGSHPQAIVSSSTPQYPSAEQPTPQALYATVHQSYPHHATQLHAHQPQPATTPTGSQPPSQHAAPSPVQHQAGQAPHLGSGQPQQNLYHPGALTGTPPSLPPGPSAQSPQSSFPQPAAVYAIHAHQQLPHGFTNMAHVTQAHVQTGITAAPPPHPGAPHPPQVMLLHPPQSHGGPPQGAVPQSGVPALSASTPSPYPYIGHPQGEQPGQAPGFPGGADDRIREFSLAGGIWHGRADGLQVGQDARVLGGE; encoded by the exons ATGTTGAAGCCTCAGCCGCCACAGCAGACCTCCCAGCCCCAGCCGCCCCCCACGCAACAGGCCGTGGCCCGTCGCCCTCCCGGGGGCACCAGCCCGCCCAACGGCGGTCTCCCGGGGCCCCTGGCCTCCACCTCGGCTCCCCCAGGACCTCCTGCGGCCGCCTCCCCCTGCCTGGGGCCTGCAGCCGCTGCCGGGAGCGGGCTCCGCCGGGGAGCCGAGGGCATCTTGGCGCCTCAACCGCCGCCACCGCAGCAGCaacatcaggagaggccaggggcagcggccatcGGCAGCGCCAG GGGACAAAGCACAGGAAAGGGACCTCCACAGTCACCG GTGTTTGAGGGTGTCTACAACAATTCCAGAATGCTGCACTTCCTTACCGCGGTTGTG GGTTCTACTTGTGATGTAAAGGTGAAGAACGGTACCACCTACGAGGGTATCTTCAAGACGCTGAGCTCAAAG TTTGAACTGGCAGTGGATGCTGTGCACCGGAAGGTATCGGAGCCAGCGGGTGGCCCTCGTCGGGAAGACATAGTGGACACCATGGTGTTTAAGCCAAGTGATGTCATGCTTGTCCACTTCCGAAATGTCGACTTCAATTATGCTACTAAAG ATAAGTTCACTGACTCGGCCATTGCCATGAACTCGAAGGTGAATGGGGAGCACAAGGAGAAGGTGCTTCAGCGCTGGGAGGGGGGAGACAGCAACAGCGATGACTACGACCTGGAGTCTGACATG TCTAATGGATGGGACCCCAACGAAATGTTCAAGTTCAATGAGGAGAACTATGGTGTAAAGACCACCTATGACAGCAGTCTCTCTTCTTACAC GGTGCCCTTAGAGAAGGACAATTCAGAAGAATTCCGTCAGCGGGAGCTGCGTGCTGCCCAGTTGGCCCGAGAGATTGAATCGAGCCCCCAGTACCGCCTCCGGATCGCCATGGAGAATGATGATGGGCGCACGGAGGAGGAGAAGCACAGTGCGGTTCAGCGACAGGGCTCAGGGCGTGAGAGCCCCAGCTTGGCAGCCAG GGAGGGAAAGTATATCCCTCTACCCCAGCGAGTTCGGGAAGGTCCCCGGGGAGGTGTTCGCTGCAGTAGTTCTCGGGGCGGCCGGCCTGGCCTTAGCTCTTTGCCGCCCCGTGGCCCTCACCATCTTGACAATAGCAGCCCTGGCCCAGGTTCTGAGGCACGTGGTATCAATGGAG gcccTTCCCGCATGTCCCCTAAGGCCCAGCGACCTCTGAGAGGTGCCAAGACTCTGTCTTCCCCCAGCAGCAGGCCTTCTGGAGAAGCCTCTGTTCCACCTCCTCCTGCAG TGGGCCGGATGTACCCGCCGCGCTCTCCCAAGTCAGCTGCCCCTGCCCCAATCTCAGCTTCCTGTCCTGAGCCTCCCATGGGCTCAGCAGTACCAACCTCTTCAGCTTCCATCCCAGTGACATCAGCAGTTGGGGATCCTGGAGTAGGCTCCATTTCCCCAGCTTCTCCAAAGATCTCACTGGCCCCCACAGATG TAAAAGAACTCCCGGCCAAGGAACCTGGAAGGACCCTGGAGTCCCAGGAGTTGTCCCGGATTGCAGGGAAAG TCCCTGGCCTTCAGAATGAACAGAAGCGTTTTCAACTGGAAGAACTGAGAAAGTTTGGGGCCCAGTTTAAG CTTCAGCCCAGTAGCTCCCCTGAGACCAGCTTGGATCCTTTTCCTCCACGGATCCTGAAAGAGGAAGccaaagggaaggagaaggaggtggatgGTCTTTTGGCTTCAGAGCCCCTGGGGTCTCCTGTTTCCTCAAAGGCTGAATCAGTATCAGACAAGGAGGACAAACCACCCCTGCCACCAGCAGGGGCTGCCGAGGGGCCGGAGCAGCCTCCCCAACCTTGCCCAAGCCAAACTGGCAGCCCCCCAGTGGGCCTCATCAAGGGAGATGACAAGGATGAGGGCCCAGTTGCCGA ACAAGTGAAGAAGTCAACATTGAACCCCAATGCCAAGGAGTTCAACCCCACTAAGCCCCTGCTCTCTGTG AATAAATCCACCAGTACTCCAACTTCTCCTGGGCCCCGAACTCACTCAACTCCCTCCATCCCGGTGCTGACAGCAGGCCAGAGTGGGCTCTATAGCCCCCAGTACATCTCCTACATACCTCAGATCCACATGGGACCAGCTGTTCAG GCACCGCAGATGTATCCGTATCCTGTGTCCAACTCAGTGCCTGGACAGCAGGGCAAGTACCGGGGCGCCAAAG GCTCCCTGCCCCCGCAGCGCTCGGACCAACACCAGCCAGCCTCCGCCCCTCCCATGATGCaggctgccgccgccgccgctggtcCACCTCTGGTGGCCGCCACCCCTTACTCTTCCTACATCCCCTACAACCCACAGCAGTTCCCAGGCCAGCCCGCCATGATGCAGCCCATGGCCCACTACCCCTCTCAG ccGGTGTTTGCCCCCATGCTTCAAAGCAACCCACGCATGCTGACGTCGGGGAGCCATCCCCAGGCCATCGTGTCATCCTCCACCCCTCAGTACCCTTCTGCAGAGCAGCCCACCCCCCAGGCCCTTTATG CCACTGTTCACCAGTCCTATCCACACCATGCCACGCAGCTCCATGCCCACCAGCCGCAGCCGGCCACCACACCTACTGGGAGCCAGCCACCGTCCCAGCATGCGGCCCCCAGTCCTGTCCAG CACCAGGCGGGGCAGGCCCCACACCTGGGCAGTGGACAGCCGCAGCAGAACCTGtaccacccaggggccctgacaGGCACGCCGCCTTCTCTGCCACCGGGACCTTCTGCCCAGTCCCCTCAGAGCAGCTTCCCCCAACCAGCCGCTGTATATGCCATCCATGCCCACCAGCAGCTGCCCCACGGCTTCACCAACATGGCCCATGTTACCCAG GCCCATGTCCAAACTGGAATCACAGcagccccgccccctcacccTGGGGCTCCCCACCCgccccaggtgatgctgctgcacCCACCCCAGAGCCATGGGGGCCCCCCCCAAGGCGCGGTGCCCCAGAGTGGGGTGCCTGCACTCTCAGCTTCCACACCCTCACCCTACCCCTACATCGGACACCCCCAAGGTGAGCAGCCTGGCCAGGCGCCTGGATTTCCAGGAGGAGCCGATGACAGGATTCGTGAGTTCTCGTTAGCTGGGGGTATTTGGCATGGAAGAGCTGATGGGCTGCAGGTGGGGCAGGATGCACGGGTTCTGGGTGGGGAGTGA
- the ATXN2L gene encoding ataxin-2-like protein isoform X23 has protein sequence MLKPQPPQQTSQPQPPPTQQAVARRPPGGTSPPNGGLPGPLASTSAPPGPPAAASPCLGPAAAAGSGLRRGAEGILAPQPPPPQQQHQERPGAAAIGSARGQSTGKGPPQSPVFEGVYNNSRMLHFLTAVVGSTCDVKVKNGTTYEGIFKTLSSKFELAVDAVHRKVSEPAGGPRREDIVDTMVFKPSDVMLVHFRNVDFNYATKDKFTDSAIAMNSKVNGEHKEKVLQRWEGGDSNSDDYDLESDMSNGWDPNEMFKFNEENYGVKTTYDSSLSSYTVPLEKDNSEEFRQRELRAAQLAREIESSPQYRLRIAMENDDGRTEEEKHSAVQRQGSGRESPSLAAREGKYIPLPQRVREGPRGGVRCSSSRGGRPGLSSLPPRGPHHLDNSSPGPGSEARGINGGPSRMSPKAQRPLRGAKTLSSPSSRPSGEASVPPPPAAVTNTNPSPFSSVGRMYPPRSPKSAAPAPISASCPEPPMGSAVPTSSASIPVTSAVGDPGVGSISPASPKISLAPTDVPGLQNEQKRFQLEELRKFGAQFKLQPSSSPETSLDPFPPRILKEEAKGKEKEVDGLLASEPLGSPVSSKAESVSDKEDKPPLPPAGAAEGPEQPPQPCPSQTGSPPVGLIKGDDKDEGPVAEQVKKSTLNPNAKEFNPTKPLLSVNKSTSTPTSPGPRTHSTPSIPVLTAGQSGLYSPQYISYIPQIHMGPAVQAPQMYPYPVSNSVPGQQGKYRGAKGSLPPQRSDQHQPASAPPMMQAAAAAAGPPLVAATPYSSYIPYNPQQFPGQPAMMQPMAHYPSQPVFAPMLQSNPRMLTSGSHPQAIVSSSTPQYPSAEQPTPQALYATVHQSYPHHATQLHAHQPQPATTPTGSQPPSQHAAPSPVQHQAGQAPHLGSGQPQQNLYHPGALTGTPPSLPPGPSAQSPQSSFPQPAAVYAIHAHQQLPHGFTNMAHVTQAHVQTGITAAPPPHPGAPHPPQVMLLHPPQSHGGPPQGAVPQSGVPALSASTPSPYPYIGHPQALSDPDCLLT, from the exons ATGTTGAAGCCTCAGCCGCCACAGCAGACCTCCCAGCCCCAGCCGCCCCCCACGCAACAGGCCGTGGCCCGTCGCCCTCCCGGGGGCACCAGCCCGCCCAACGGCGGTCTCCCGGGGCCCCTGGCCTCCACCTCGGCTCCCCCAGGACCTCCTGCGGCCGCCTCCCCCTGCCTGGGGCCTGCAGCCGCTGCCGGGAGCGGGCTCCGCCGGGGAGCCGAGGGCATCTTGGCGCCTCAACCGCCGCCACCGCAGCAGCaacatcaggagaggccaggggcagcggccatcGGCAGCGCCAG GGGACAAAGCACAGGAAAGGGACCTCCACAGTCACCG GTGTTTGAGGGTGTCTACAACAATTCCAGAATGCTGCACTTCCTTACCGCGGTTGTG GGTTCTACTTGTGATGTAAAGGTGAAGAACGGTACCACCTACGAGGGTATCTTCAAGACGCTGAGCTCAAAG TTTGAACTGGCAGTGGATGCTGTGCACCGGAAGGTATCGGAGCCAGCGGGTGGCCCTCGTCGGGAAGACATAGTGGACACCATGGTGTTTAAGCCAAGTGATGTCATGCTTGTCCACTTCCGAAATGTCGACTTCAATTATGCTACTAAAG ATAAGTTCACTGACTCGGCCATTGCCATGAACTCGAAGGTGAATGGGGAGCACAAGGAGAAGGTGCTTCAGCGCTGGGAGGGGGGAGACAGCAACAGCGATGACTACGACCTGGAGTCTGACATG TCTAATGGATGGGACCCCAACGAAATGTTCAAGTTCAATGAGGAGAACTATGGTGTAAAGACCACCTATGACAGCAGTCTCTCTTCTTACAC GGTGCCCTTAGAGAAGGACAATTCAGAAGAATTCCGTCAGCGGGAGCTGCGTGCTGCCCAGTTGGCCCGAGAGATTGAATCGAGCCCCCAGTACCGCCTCCGGATCGCCATGGAGAATGATGATGGGCGCACGGAGGAGGAGAAGCACAGTGCGGTTCAGCGACAGGGCTCAGGGCGTGAGAGCCCCAGCTTGGCAGCCAG GGAGGGAAAGTATATCCCTCTACCCCAGCGAGTTCGGGAAGGTCCCCGGGGAGGTGTTCGCTGCAGTAGTTCTCGGGGCGGCCGGCCTGGCCTTAGCTCTTTGCCGCCCCGTGGCCCTCACCATCTTGACAATAGCAGCCCTGGCCCAGGTTCTGAGGCACGTGGTATCAATGGAG gcccTTCCCGCATGTCCCCTAAGGCCCAGCGACCTCTGAGAGGTGCCAAGACTCTGTCTTCCCCCAGCAGCAGGCCTTCTGGAGAAGCCTCTGTTCCACCTCCTCCTGCAG CAGTGACCAACACAAatccctctcccttttcttcagTGGGCCGGATGTACCCGCCGCGCTCTCCCAAGTCAGCTGCCCCTGCCCCAATCTCAGCTTCCTGTCCTGAGCCTCCCATGGGCTCAGCAGTACCAACCTCTTCAGCTTCCATCCCAGTGACATCAGCAGTTGGGGATCCTGGAGTAGGCTCCATTTCCCCAGCTTCTCCAAAGATCTCACTGGCCCCCACAGATG TCCCTGGCCTTCAGAATGAACAGAAGCGTTTTCAACTGGAAGAACTGAGAAAGTTTGGGGCCCAGTTTAAG CTTCAGCCCAGTAGCTCCCCTGAGACCAGCTTGGATCCTTTTCCTCCACGGATCCTGAAAGAGGAAGccaaagggaaggagaaggaggtggatgGTCTTTTGGCTTCAGAGCCCCTGGGGTCTCCTGTTTCCTCAAAGGCTGAATCAGTATCAGACAAGGAGGACAAACCACCCCTGCCACCAGCAGGGGCTGCCGAGGGGCCGGAGCAGCCTCCCCAACCTTGCCCAAGCCAAACTGGCAGCCCCCCAGTGGGCCTCATCAAGGGAGATGACAAGGATGAGGGCCCAGTTGCCGA ACAAGTGAAGAAGTCAACATTGAACCCCAATGCCAAGGAGTTCAACCCCACTAAGCCCCTGCTCTCTGTG AATAAATCCACCAGTACTCCAACTTCTCCTGGGCCCCGAACTCACTCAACTCCCTCCATCCCGGTGCTGACAGCAGGCCAGAGTGGGCTCTATAGCCCCCAGTACATCTCCTACATACCTCAGATCCACATGGGACCAGCTGTTCAG GCACCGCAGATGTATCCGTATCCTGTGTCCAACTCAGTGCCTGGACAGCAGGGCAAGTACCGGGGCGCCAAAG GCTCCCTGCCCCCGCAGCGCTCGGACCAACACCAGCCAGCCTCCGCCCCTCCCATGATGCaggctgccgccgccgccgctggtcCACCTCTGGTGGCCGCCACCCCTTACTCTTCCTACATCCCCTACAACCCACAGCAGTTCCCAGGCCAGCCCGCCATGATGCAGCCCATGGCCCACTACCCCTCTCAG ccGGTGTTTGCCCCCATGCTTCAAAGCAACCCACGCATGCTGACGTCGGGGAGCCATCCCCAGGCCATCGTGTCATCCTCCACCCCTCAGTACCCTTCTGCAGAGCAGCCCACCCCCCAGGCCCTTTATG CCACTGTTCACCAGTCCTATCCACACCATGCCACGCAGCTCCATGCCCACCAGCCGCAGCCGGCCACCACACCTACTGGGAGCCAGCCACCGTCCCAGCATGCGGCCCCCAGTCCTGTCCAG CACCAGGCGGGGCAGGCCCCACACCTGGGCAGTGGACAGCCGCAGCAGAACCTGtaccacccaggggccctgacaGGCACGCCGCCTTCTCTGCCACCGGGACCTTCTGCCCAGTCCCCTCAGAGCAGCTTCCCCCAACCAGCCGCTGTATATGCCATCCATGCCCACCAGCAGCTGCCCCACGGCTTCACCAACATGGCCCATGTTACCCAG GCCCATGTCCAAACTGGAATCACAGcagccccgccccctcacccTGGGGCTCCCCACCCgccccaggtgatgctgctgcacCCACCCCAGAGCCATGGGGGCCCCCCCCAAGGCGCGGTGCCCCAGAGTGGGGTGCCTGCACTCTCAGCTTCCACACCCTCACCCTACCCCTACATCGGACACCCCCAAG CTCTCAGTGACCCCGACTGTCTCCTGACTTAG